A genome region from Glycine max cultivar Williams 82 chromosome 5, Glycine_max_v4.0, whole genome shotgun sequence includes the following:
- the LOC100798878 gene encoding hexosyltransferase GAUT11 isoform X2 — protein sequence MILAKVYVVIAKEHNNLHLAWQLSSKIRSCQLLLSKAAMTGEPVTLEEAEPIIKSLSFLMFKAQDIHYDIATTIVTMKSHIQALEERANAAIVQSTVFGQIAAEAVPKSLHCLNVKLMSDWLKMPSLQEFSDERKNSPRLVDNNLYHFCIFSDNVLATSVVVNSTVSNADHPKQLVFHIVTNGINYGAMQAWFLNNDFKGATIEVQNIEEFHWLNASYSPLYKQLLNPDSQTFYFGAYQDLNDEPKMRNPKYLSLLNHLRFYIPEIYPQLEKVVFLDDDLVVQKDLTPLFSLDLHGNVNGAVETCLEAFHRYYKYLNFSNSIISSRFDPQACAWAFGMNIFDLVAWRKANVTTRYHYWQEQNADGTLWKLGTLPPALLCFYGLTEPLDRRWHVLGLGYDLNIDNRLIESAAVIHFNGNMKPWLKLAIGRYKPLWDKYVNQSHPHLQGCVTS from the coding sequence ATGATTCTGGCCAAGGTTTATGTGGTTATTGCCAAAGAACACAACAATCTTCACCTTGCCTGGCAGCTTAGCTCAAAGATCAGAAGTTGTCAGCTTTTGCTTTCAAAAGCTGCCATGACTGGTGAGCCTGTCACATTGGAGGAAGCAGAGCCAATTATTAAAAGCCTTTCTTTTCTAATGTTTAAGGCACAAGATATCCATTATGACATTGCAACCACAATAGTGACTATGAAATCGCACATTCAAGCTCTTGAAGAGCGTGCCAATGCAGCAATAGTTCAAAGCACTGTGTTTGGTCAAATAGCAGCGGAAGCAGTACCTAAGAGTCTTCATTGTCTAAATGTGAAACTCATGTCTGATTGGCTAAAGATGCCATCCCTGCAAGAATTCTCAGATGAGAGGAAAAACTCCCCACGGCTTGTGGACAACAATCTATATCATTTCTGCATATTTTCAGATAATGTTCTGGCAACATCTGTAGTTGTAAACTCAACTGTCTCCAATGCGGATCATCCTAAGCAATTAGTCTTTCACATTGTCACTAATGGAATCAATTATGGAGCAATGCAAGCATGGTTCCTAAATAATGACTTTAAAGGAGCCACCATAGAGGTACAAAACATTGAGGAGTTTCATTGGTTGAACGCATCTTATTCTCCTCTTTACAAGCAGCTCCTCAATCCTGATTCACAAACCTTCTACTTTGGAGCATATCAAGATTTAAATGATGAACCCAAAATGCGGAATCCCAAGTATTTGTCTTTACTGAATCATCTCCGGTTTTACATCCCTGAGATTTATCCGCAACTTGAGAAGGTTGTCTTCCTGGATGATGACCTTGTTGTCCAGAAGGATCTGACCCCTCTTTTCTCTCTGGATTTGCATGGGAATGTGAATGGTGCAGTTGAAACTTGTCTGGAAGCATTTCATCGTTACTACAAGTATCTCAACTTCTCAAACTCAATTATTAGCTCGAGGTTTGATCCGCAGGCATGTGCTTGGGCATTTGGTATGAACATTTTTGACTTGGTTGCATGGCGGAAGGCAAACGTGACCACAAGATATCACTATTGGCAAGAGCAGAATGCTGATGGGACTCTCTGGAAGCTGGGGACACTTCCTCCTGCTCTTCTTTGTTTTTATGGTTTGACAGAGCCACTTGACAGAAGATGGCATGTTTTAGGATTGGGTTATGACCTAAATATTGACAACCGCCTCATTGAAAGTGCAGCAGTTATTCACTTCAATGGGAACATGAAGCCATGGTTGAAGTTAGCTATAGGAAGGTATAAGCCACTATGGGACAAGTACGTAAATCAAAGTCACCCTCATCTTCAAGGTTGTGTCACAAGTTGA
- the LOC100792191 gene encoding protein GAMETE EXPRESSED 1, with protein sequence MDHRSRLLVLILFSFLLRGESWGWFSSSKETPSGDKTQAGNFKGSSAEFSVDSFNDHKGVKLIQNAKKKMISSNSCWQNAYQHLFAGCSEILAIDEKRSRLAWHLSDCFQRDSGRSPFPHCEPKSSIAVCSRSLDDLAHKVYLEFYLETNTICYQLQAHAFKYETERLVTELKTSAQYVEDKLDSIEEKSEHLLQGSRQIHDSLNSLDSHTKQVAQTAKNLEGHIDSVLTHSRSVYEQTTKIALSQIQLKEGQENMKRSLEDGVAMLKDSYNYLGKEIEKLRNEAIEIENEVIKVGDAMSSRMDNLQSKAEDIGNMAGISLDKQQQLLDGQSTALEGLNSLTEFQSKALEESRKTLQYFAEYGHRQHEELIQRQQQIQGFHDRLMENSREILSSQESFESKQASMFVVLDRIFALQNTLLLESRMIKAFFVYSILIFVIFMLTSTKQTYNIRPFLYIELCATLFAEVLIIRLTSDNIEHQTSIINIARLFFMVTALVQLLHAIFTYKNYETLNHQMLLTLINKVNSMQKEKELSWDLDTTDYEDWSEWIDADLPDDVNYLDDPDYMLPQVVAENSITVTKNYNLRNHNLFH encoded by the exons ATGGATCACAGGAGTCGActtcttgttttaattttattctcattCTTATTAAGAGGTGAGTCATGGGGTTGGTTTTCATCATCTAAGGAGACTCCCTCTGGTGACAAGACTCAAGCAGGCAATTTTAAAGGTTCTAGTGCTGAGTTCTCTGTTGATTCCTTCAACGACCATAAGGGAGTGAAGTTAATACAAAATGCTAAGAAGAAAATGATTAGCTCAAACTCGTGTTGGCAAAATGCTTACCAACATCTTTTTGCTGGATGTTCTGAAATCTTGGCTATTGATGAGAAGAGGTCTAGATTGGCTTGGCACCTAAGTGATTGCTTTCAGAGGGATTCTGGCAGGTCTCCTTTTCCCCATTGTGAACCCAAATCTTCCATTGCTGTTTGCTCAAGATCCTTAGATGACCTTGCCCATAAGGTTTACCTTGAATTCTACCTCGAAACCAACACCATTTGTTATCAGTTGCA gGCACACGCATTCAAATATGAAACTGAGAGACTTGTGACTGAATTAAAAACTTCAGCCCAGTATGTCGAGGACAAGCTAGATAGCATTGAAGAGAAATCAGAACATCTATTACAAGGCTCAAGACAGATTCATGATTCTCTTAATTCACTTGATAGCCACACAAAACAAGTAGCTCAAACTGCTAAAAATCTGGAAGGTCACATTGATTCTGTATTAACACATTCGAGGAGTGTTTACGAGCAAACTACAAAAATTGCACTATCACAGATACAATTAAAAGAAGGGCAAGAGAATATGAAGAGAAGCTTGGAGGATGGGGTAGCAATGCTCAAAGACTCTTACAATTATTTGGgcaaagaaattgaaaaattaagaaatgaagCCATTGAGATTGAGAATGAGGTAATTAAAGTTGGAGATGCTATGTCATCAAGGATGGACAACCTGCAAAGCAAAGCTGAAGATATTGGGAATATGGCTGGGATTTCCTTAGATAAGCAGCAACAACTCTTAGACGGACAATCCACAGCGCTTGAGGGCCTAAACTCATTGACTGAGTTTCAATCCAAAGCACTAGAAGAGAGCAG GAAAACCCTACAATATTTTGCTGAATATGGGCATAGACAACATGAAGAGCTTATTCAGCGTCAACAACAAATTCAAGGATTTCATGATCGTTTAATGGAAAACTCAAGGGAAATATTGTCTTCTCAG GAATCTTTTGAATCAAAGCAGGCTTCCATGTTTGTTGTTTTAGACAGGATTTTTGCTTTGCAAAATACCTTGTTACTTGAATCAAGAATGATCAAAGCTTTCTTCGTTTATTCCATTTTAATCTTTGTCATCTTCATGTTGACAAGTACGAAGCAAACATACAATATCAGGCCATTCCTATATATTG AGCTCTGTGCTACTCTCTTTGCGGAAGTACTCATTATCCGTTTAACAAGTGATAACATTGAGCACCAAACCTCGATAATAAACATTGCCCGATTATTTTTCATGGTAACAGCTTTAGTTCAACTTCTACATGCCATTTTCACATACAA GAATTATGAGACCTTGAACCATCAAATGCTGTTAACTCTGATAAACAAGGTTAACAGCatgcaaaaagaaaaggagttgTCATGGGACTTGGATACTACTGATTATGAGGATTGGTCTGAATGGATAGATGCCGATTTACCCGATGATGTGAATTACCTTGATGATCCTGACTATATGCTTCCACAAGTAGTTGCAGAGAATTCAATCAcagttacaaaaaattataatctacGTAATCACAATCTTTTTCATTGA
- the FULC gene encoding MADS-box protein FULc isoform X1 produces MGRGRVELKRIENKINRQVTFSKRRSGLLKKAREISVLCDADVALIVFSTKGKLLDYSNQPCTERILERYERYSYAERQLVGDDQPPNENWVIEHEKLKARVEVLQRNQRNFMGEDLDSLNLRGLQSLEQQLDSALKHIRSRKNQAMNESISELQKKYFIMQDRTLREHNNLLSKKIKEKEKELTPQEQEGLQNNMDVSSVLVTQPLESLTIGGSPEVKSNEETPTSCRPKTILPPLMPLPTNE; encoded by the exons ATGGGGAGGGGAAGAGTGGAGTTGAAGAGGATCGAGAACAAGATCAATAGGCAAGTGACGTTCTCAAAGAGAAGGTCTGGTTTGCTGAAGAAAGCGCGCGAGATCTCTGTGCTGTGCGATGCTGATGTGGCTCTCATCGTCTTCTCCACCAAAGGCAAGCTTTTGGACTACTCCAACCAACCTTG TACGGAAAGAATTCTTGAACGGTATGAGAGGTATTCGTATGCGGAGAGGCAACTTGTTGGAGATGATCAACCACCAAAT GAAAACTGGGTTATAGAACATGAAAAGCTCAAGGCTAGGGTGGAGGTACTACAGAGAAATCAAAG GAATTTTATGGGAGAAGATCTGGACAGCTTAAATCTTAGAGGACTTCAGAGTTTGGAGCAACAACTTGATTCCGCTCTCAAACACATTAGATCACGAAAG AACCAAGCCATGAATGAATCTATTTCTGAGCTTCAGAAAAAG TATTTCATCATGCAGGATAGGACACTCCGTGAACACAACAACTTGCTCTCCAAGAAG ataaaggaaaaagagaaggagCTGACCCCACAAGAGCAAGAAGGACTGCAAAATAACATGGATGTGAGCTCTGTCCTTGTAACTCAACCACTGGAGTCCCTGACTATTGG AGGCTCCCCAGAAGTCAAATCTAATGAAGAAACTCCAACCTCATGTCGACCTAAAACCATTCTTCCCCCTTTGATGCCTCTTCCTACAAATGAATAG
- the LOC100798878 gene encoding hexosyltransferase GAUT11 isoform X1 — protein sequence MRRRAAEYRRPARRRFSYWIWLLLAFSSILALLLFLLQHNHHHQDPLHHPLSERNARVEHFAKEGFNFTEEILSVTSFSRQLAEQMILAKVYVVIAKEHNNLHLAWQLSSKIRSCQLLLSKAAMTGEPVTLEEAEPIIKSLSFLMFKAQDIHYDIATTIVTMKSHIQALEERANAAIVQSTVFGQIAAEAVPKSLHCLNVKLMSDWLKMPSLQEFSDERKNSPRLVDNNLYHFCIFSDNVLATSVVVNSTVSNADHPKQLVFHIVTNGINYGAMQAWFLNNDFKGATIEVQNIEEFHWLNASYSPLYKQLLNPDSQTFYFGAYQDLNDEPKMRNPKYLSLLNHLRFYIPEIYPQLEKVVFLDDDLVVQKDLTPLFSLDLHGNVNGAVETCLEAFHRYYKYLNFSNSIISSRFDPQACAWAFGMNIFDLVAWRKANVTTRYHYWQEQNADGTLWKLGTLPPALLCFYGLTEPLDRRWHVLGLGYDLNIDNRLIESAAVIHFNGNMKPWLKLAIGRYKPLWDKYVNQSHPHLQGCVTS from the exons ATGCGACGACGGGCTGCCGAGTATCGGCGCCCGGCACGACGGAGGTTTTCATATTGGATCTGGCTTCTCCTTGCTTTCTCCTCCATCCTCGCTTTGCTCCTTTTCCTTCTCCAACACAATCACCACCACCAAGATCCGCTTCATCATCCTTTGTCA GAGAGAAATGCAAGAGTTGAACATTTTGCTAAGGAGGGTTTCAATTTTACTGAAGAGATTTTAAGTGTAACATCATTTTCGCGACAGTTAGCAGAACAAATGATTCTGGCCAAGGTTTATGTGGTTATTGCCAAAGAACACAACAATCTTCACCTTGCCTGGCAGCTTAGCTCAAAGATCAGAAGTTGTCAGCTTTTGCTTTCAAAAGCTGCCATGACTGGTGAGCCTGTCACATTGGAGGAAGCAGAGCCAATTATTAAAAGCCTTTCTTTTCTAATGTTTAAGGCACAAGATATCCATTATGACATTGCAACCACAATAGTGACTATGAAATCGCACATTCAAGCTCTTGAAGAGCGTGCCAATGCAGCAATAGTTCAAAGCACTGTGTTTGGTCAAATAGCAGCGGAAGCAGTACCTAAGAGTCTTCATTGTCTAAATGTGAAACTCATGTCTGATTGGCTAAAGATGCCATCCCTGCAAGAATTCTCAGATGAGAGGAAAAACTCCCCACGGCTTGTGGACAACAATCTATATCATTTCTGCATATTTTCAGATAATGTTCTGGCAACATCTGTAGTTGTAAACTCAACTGTCTCCAATGCGGATCATCCTAAGCAATTAGTCTTTCACATTGTCACTAATGGAATCAATTATGGAGCAATGCAAGCATGGTTCCTAAATAATGACTTTAAAGGAGCCACCATAGAGGTACAAAACATTGAGGAGTTTCATTGGTTGAACGCATCTTATTCTCCTCTTTACAAGCAGCTCCTCAATCCTGATTCACAAACCTTCTACTTTGGAGCATATCAAGATTTAAATGATGAACCCAAAATGCGGAATCCCAAGTATTTGTCTTTACTGAATCATCTCCGGTTTTACATCCCTGAGATTTATCCGCAACTTGAGAAGGTTGTCTTCCTGGATGATGACCTTGTTGTCCAGAAGGATCTGACCCCTCTTTTCTCTCTGGATTTGCATGGGAATGTGAATGGTGCAGTTGAAACTTGTCTGGAAGCATTTCATCGTTACTACAAGTATCTCAACTTCTCAAACTCAATTATTAGCTCGAGGTTTGATCCGCAGGCATGTGCTTGGGCATTTGGTATGAACATTTTTGACTTGGTTGCATGGCGGAAGGCAAACGTGACCACAAGATATCACTATTGGCAAGAGCAGAATGCTGATGGGACTCTCTGGAAGCTGGGGACACTTCCTCCTGCTCTTCTTTGTTTTTATGGTTTGACAGAGCCACTTGACAGAAGATGGCATGTTTTAGGATTGGGTTATGACCTAAATATTGACAACCGCCTCATTGAAAGTGCAGCAGTTATTCACTTCAATGGGAACATGAAGCCATGGTTGAAGTTAGCTATAGGAAGGTATAAGCCACTATGGGACAAGTACGTAAATCAAAGTCACCCTCATCTTCAAGGTTGTGTCACAAGTTGA
- the FULC gene encoding MADS-box protein FULc has protein sequence MGRGRVELKRIENKINRQVTFSKRRSGLLKKAREISVLCDADVALIVFSTKGKLLDYSNQPCTERILERYERYSYAERQLVGDDQPPNENWVIEHEKLKARVEVLQRNQRNFMGEDLDSLNLRGLQSLEQQLDSALKHIRSRKNQAMNESISELQKKDRTLREHNNLLSKKIKEKEKELTPQEQEGLQNNMDVSSVLVTQPLESLTIGGSPEVKSNEETPTSCRPKTILPPLMPLPTNE, from the exons ATGGGGAGGGGAAGAGTGGAGTTGAAGAGGATCGAGAACAAGATCAATAGGCAAGTGACGTTCTCAAAGAGAAGGTCTGGTTTGCTGAAGAAAGCGCGCGAGATCTCTGTGCTGTGCGATGCTGATGTGGCTCTCATCGTCTTCTCCACCAAAGGCAAGCTTTTGGACTACTCCAACCAACCTTG TACGGAAAGAATTCTTGAACGGTATGAGAGGTATTCGTATGCGGAGAGGCAACTTGTTGGAGATGATCAACCACCAAAT GAAAACTGGGTTATAGAACATGAAAAGCTCAAGGCTAGGGTGGAGGTACTACAGAGAAATCAAAG GAATTTTATGGGAGAAGATCTGGACAGCTTAAATCTTAGAGGACTTCAGAGTTTGGAGCAACAACTTGATTCCGCTCTCAAACACATTAGATCACGAAAG AACCAAGCCATGAATGAATCTATTTCTGAGCTTCAGAAAAAG GATAGGACACTCCGTGAACACAACAACTTGCTCTCCAAGAAG ataaaggaaaaagagaaggagCTGACCCCACAAGAGCAAGAAGGACTGCAAAATAACATGGATGTGAGCTCTGTCCTTGTAACTCAACCACTGGAGTCCCTGACTATTGG AGGCTCCCCAGAAGTCAAATCTAATGAAGAAACTCCAACCTCATGTCGACCTAAAACCATTCTTCCCCCTTTGATGCCTCTTCCTACAAATGAATAG
- the LOC100799400 gene encoding isoaspartyl peptidase/L-asparaginase isoform X1 gives MGWAIALHGGAGDIPLSLPPERRQPREEALRHCLQIGVEALKAKLPPLDVVELVVRELENIPQFNAGRGSVLTCRGTVEMEASIMDGTTMNCGAVSGLTTVVNAISLARLVMENTPHIYLAFDGAEEFARQQGVETVDSSHFITKENIERLKQAKEANRVQIDYTQPIQNDTKKETALANGDSQIGTVGCVAVDSLGNLASATSTGGLVNKMVGRIGDTPVIGAGTYADARCAVSATGKGEAIIRGTVARDVAALMEFKGLSLVEAANCVVHERTPKGTVGLVAVSAKGEVAMPFNTTGMFRACATEDGYSEIAIWPAAKIE, from the exons ATGGGTTGGGCCATAGCACTACACGGCGGCGCCGGCGACATCCCGCTTTCCCTTCCACCGGAGCGCCGCCAGCCTCGCGAGGAGGCCCTCCGCCACTGCCTCCAAATCGGCGTGGAAGCTCTCAAGGCCAAACTGCCTCCTCTCGACGTGGTTGAACTTGTC GTTCGGGAGTTGGAGAACATTCCGCAGTTTAACGCGGGAAGGGGATCTGTGCTGACTTGCAGAGGCACCGTGGAAATGGAAGCTTCCATAATGGACGGCACCACTATGAATTGCGGAGCTGTTTCCGGCCTCACTACCGTCGTCAACGCCATCTCTCTTGCTCGATTGGTCATGGAAAACACGCCTCACATCTATCTCGCTTTCGATGGAGCAGAGGAATTTGCAAGACAACAA GGCGTTGAGACTGTGGATTCAAGCCATtttattacaaaagaaaatattgaaaggcTAAAGCAGGCAAAAGAAGCTAACAGGGTTCAG ATTGATTATACGCAACCTATCCAAAATGATACTAAGAAAGAGACCGCATTGGCTAATGGTGATAGCCAAATTGGAACTGTTGGGTGTGTGGCTGTAGATAGTCTTGGGAATTTGGCTTCTGCAACATCTACTGGTGGATTAGTGAACAAAATGGTGGGTCGAATTGGTGACACACCAGTCATTGGTGCTGGTACCTATGCGGATGCACGTTGTGCGGTTTCAGCGACAGGCAAAGGTGAAGCAATAATACGTGGGACAGTGGCAAGAGATGTGGCTGCTCTGATGGAGTTTAAGGGTCTTTCTCTCGTGGAAGCTGCTAATTGTGTTGTACATGAGCGCACACCAAAAGGCACTGTTGGTTTGGTTGCTGTGTCTGCCAAAGGAGAAGTTGCAATGCCTTTTAATACAACAGGCATGTTCAGAGCGTGTGCTACTGAAGATGGATATTCTGAGATTGCAATTTGGCCTGCTGCCAAAATAGAGTAG